GACACCCACACCGCCGCGCTGCTCGACACCCGCACCGGCGGAGTCCTCGCCAGGGCCACGGTGAACACCGACCCGGACGGCTACGCCGAGCTGGTGGCCCTGGCCGAGCAGCACTCAGGGTTGCGGGCCTGGGCGCTGGAGGGCTCCGGCGGCTACGGCGCCGGCTTGGCCCGGCACCTGGCCGACGCTGGTGAGCTGGTCGTGGAACTGGACCGGCCGCAGCGACCGGCACGCCGAGGCGGGGCGAAGTCCGACCCGATCGACGCCGAACGCGCCGCCCGCGACGCCTTGGCCCGCACCCGCCTGGCGCAGCCCAAGACCGGCCCCGAACGGGCCGCTCTGCAGGCACGGCTGACCGCCCGCCGCGCCGCCGTGGAAGCCAGCGCTGCCGCCCAGCGACAGCTGCACGCGTTGGTGATCACCGCTCCTGAGGTGGTGCGGGCCCGCTTCCGCGGCCAGAGCACCCGCCTCATGCTCACCACCGCCACCCGACTACGCCCCACCACCAACGCCGATGTCGAGGTGTTCACCTGTCTGACCGTGTTGCGGGACCTCGCTCGCCGCGTCCGCTTCCTCGAAGCTGAAGCCACCGCGCACGAGAAGGCGATCCGGACGATCGTGCGCTCCTGGCGACCAGACCTGCTCGACCTCACCGGCGTCGGACCGATCGTCGCGGCCACCGTACTCACCGCCTGGTCCCACCCGGGGCGCTGCCGCAACGACGCCGCGTTCGCCATGCTCGCCGGCGCCGCCCCGATCCCGGCGTCCTCCGGCAAGACCATCCGTTACCGGCTCAACCGCTCAGGAGACCGCCAACTCAACCGCGCCCTGCACACCGTCGTCCTGACCCGGCTGCAACGCGACGAACGCACCCGCGCCTATGCCGAGCGCCGCCGCACCCAAGGCAAAACCGACCGGGAGATCAAACGCTGCCTCAAACGCTACGTCGCCCGAGAGCTCTACCGACACCTCGAAACCTCCACCAGGACCACTTGACGCGGCATAGGAGCGTCCCGGTGCCGGACCGGGGCCGCCGCGGGTCCGCCTATGCCGCTGCCGTGCCCGGGTGGCCCCGGTGCGCCGCCCACTCCGGCGCCAGGATCGACATCACGATCGCGTCCACCCAGCCGTCCCCGTCGCGCAGCGCGTCCCGCAGCACCCCTTCGGCCACGAAGCCGACCTTCTCGTACGCCCGCCGGGCGCGCGGGTTGAACGCGTACACCTCCAGCGACACGCGGTGCAGGCCGAGCTGCTCGAAGGCGTGACCGACCAGCAACCGGGTGGCCTCGGTGCCCAGGCCGCGGTCGCGCCCGCCGGGCCCGATCAGGATCCGGAAGCTGCAGCTGCGGTTGTGCGGCTCCCACAGGTTGAGCACCACCTCGCCGACGCAGTCGCCACCGGCCCGGTCGACGACGGCCAGGTCGAGGCGGTCGGTCTGGGCGTTACGGCTGCCGTACCACTGCCGGAGCCGCCCCTCGTCGAACGTGTCGTCGGGCGGGCTGCCGGTGAGTCGGCGCACCTCCGGGTCGGCCAGGGCGACCCGGAACGTGTCCAGGTCGGCGTCGACGAACGGCCGCAGGAGCACCCGCTCGCCGGTCAGCGTGGGCTTCACGGAGAAGGGGACGGTCATCGCGGATCTCGCGGAATGCCGGTGGTCATGTCCCGGCACGGTACGCAAACGTGGGCGCCGGCACCGAGCGATTATCCGGCCGGACCGGGGGTCAGTCCCCGTCGACGCGGCGATCCCTTTTGCGCTGCGACTGGCGCTTCTTCTCGGCCAGCCGGCGCTCCTTGGCGCCCCGGGACGGGCGGGTCGGCCGACGCGGTGGGGGTGGCGGCGCCACGGCCTCGCGGAGCAGGGCGGCGAGCCGCTCGCGGGCGGCCTCGCGGTTGGCCAGCTGCGCCCGGTGCTCGCTCGCCGCGATGGTGAGCACACCGTCGACAAGCCGCCCGGCGAGCCGGCTCAGCGCGCGGGCCCGCAGCGACTCCGGCACGCTGGGCGAGCCCGCCAGGTCGAAGCTCAGCTCGACCCGCGAGTCGGCGGTGTTGACTCCCTGCCCACCGGGGCCGGACGACCGGGAGAAGCGTTCCCGTAGCTCGGTGGGTGGAACGATCCACCGCTCGGTCACCCGCAGTCCGCCATCCACCCTCTGAGGCTAGCGCCCGGCCCGCTCACTTTCCGTCGCGGCCGGACTGGTGACGCTCGGGCTGGGCGCCGGGCCGGCCGTCTCGTCGTCTGAGCCGACCGCGGCGTACGCGACCGCGCCGATCAACAGCAGGGCGATCACGCCGATCTTCGTGGTGACCGCGCGGATCAGCAGCCAGGCCGTCTTCCGTGCGCCCGGCACACCCTTCTTCGCCGTCTGGTAGTCGGCCCAGCCGCGCCGCGCGCGGGTGTAGGCCGACCCCACACCTGATCCGACGAGCAGGCCCACCAGGAGGAGGACCGCGATGAGAGGACCTTCCACCCACGCCAGTATCCACACTCAGCGTAATATTTCCATGGCCCGATGCTCCCTGGCCGGATATCCGACAGTAATCGGCTTCCCACGGCGCGCTATCGACCGGTACCCGCAGCTCAGCCGCCCTTGCCGATGATCGTGTCGGCCGTCTGTTGCACCTGTTCGATCGGGATGGCGAAACCGATGCCGATGGAGCCGTTGCCGTCGATGGTCGCGATCGCGGTGTTCACCCCGACCACCTCGCCGCGCGCGTTCACCAGCGGCCCACCCGAGTTGCCCGGGTTGATGGACGCGTCGGTCTGCACCGCCGTGTGCCGGTTGGGGCCGAGCCGCACCTGACGGTTCAACGCGCTGACGATCCCGGCCGTGACGGTGCCGGCGAGGCCGAGCGGCGAACCGACGGCCAGCACCGGTTCGCCCACCCGGGTCGACCCCGGTTTGGCCAGCGGCAACGCCGCCAGCCCGGCGTTCGGCGGCACCTTGAGCACGGCCAGGTCGCTGCTCGACTCGCGGCCGACGACCTCCGCCGTGTACCGGCGGCCGTCCGGCAGCTCCACCGTGACCGAACCGCCGCCGCCCTTGGCCAGGATGTGGTCGTTCGTGATGATGTGCTGCTCGTTGTCGACGGCGAAACCGGAGCCGGTGGCGGTCGCCGCACCGGAGCCGCCACCGCCGACCATCACCGACACCACCCCCGGCACGGTCCGCTCCGCCGCGGTGACCAGCTCGGCCGGCACGGGAGCCGCCGAGGCCGCGGCCGGTCCCGGTTCGCCGTCGCGGCTCGCCACCCAGCCGCCGGCCGCGGCACCCGAGGCCGAGGAGAGGGCCACGACGGCCAGACCCGCCAGCAGCCGACGGCGCCAGCGTCGGGCGGCGGCCTCGCGTCCCGACCCGGATCCGTCCCCGTACCGGCCGTCCGGGTCCAGCTCCGGGGAGACGAACCACGGACCGCGCGGCTCACCCAGTCCGGTCTGCACAGCCATGCGTACTCCTCACGTCGGGTGGGTCTGAGCGGGCGACCTGGCCGGGTGCGGACCGGTCGCCGGGTGTCAGGGCAGCCGGGAGAACCAGCGCATCGAGCCGGCCGCCGCCCCCATCGCGAACACCAGCCCGAGACCGATGAACCGGGCGGAGACGTCCTGCCGTTCGGTGCGGTAGCCGACCGACGTGCCGATGTCCTCGTAGACCGCGCGCAGCTCCTCCCTCGTGCTCGCCTGGTGGAACATGCCGCCGGTCTCGTCGGCGACCGCCTGCAGGGTCTGCCCGTCCACCGGCACCTGGATCGGCCGCCCACCCCGGTCGACGGAGCCGCTCGGGGTGCCGAACGAGATGGTGTGCACCGGCACCTTGGCGGCGACCGCGGCCGCGGCGGCCTCCATCGGGTCGAGCCCGGACGTGTTGGCGCCGTCGGAGAGCAGCACGACCCGGGCCGGTGGTGGTTCCTTGGCCGCCTGACTGTCCAGGCCCTTCACCGCGCCGAGCGAGGTGTTGATCGCCTCGCCGATCGCGGTGCCCTGTACGCCGGTGATTCCCTCGGCGAGCCGGTCGATGCCCTCGTGCAGGCGCTCCCGGTCGGTGCCGGGCGGCACCAGCACCGCGGCGCTGCCGGCGAACGCCACCAGCCCCACGTTGAACTCCTCCGGCAGGCCGTCCACGAACCGGCTCGCGGCCTGCTTGGCCGCCGCCAACCGGTCGGGGTCGACGTCGGTGGCGAGCATCGAGGTCGAGACGTCGACCGCCACCATCACGGTGGCCCGCTCGCGGGGCACGCGTACCTCCGCCGTGGGTCGGGCGAAGCCGACCACCAGCAGCGCCAGCATGGCGAGGAAGAGTCCGGCGGGCACGTGCCGGCGCCACGCCGGTCGCTCCGGCGCGATCCGGTCGAGCAGCCGCAGGTTGGTGAAGCGCACGGCGTACCGGCTGCGACGTCGCTGCACCAGCAGGTACGCCGCCGCCAGGGCGAGCACCCCGATCAGCAGCCAGAGCCGGGCCGGTGACAGCCAGGTCACGAGGCACCTCCCCGGCCCGCGCCCGCGGCGGCGGCAGCCGCCAGACGCCGGTGGGACCGCACGTGCCGCACGATGTCGGCGCACCAGTCCCGGTCGGTACGCAACGCCAGGTGACCCGCGCCGCTACGGCGCAGCACCTGGCGCACCTGGTCGCGCTGGGCCGCGGCGGCCGCCGCGTACCGGTCCCGCAGCCATCGGTCCGACGTGGACACCTCGCGGCGGTGGCCGGTCTCCGGGTCGACCAGCGTGACCAGCCCGACGTCGGGCAGCTCCAGCTCGCGCGGGTCGGTAACCTCCACGGCGAGCACCTGGTGGCGGACGGCGAGTCGGCGCAGAAGCCGTTCCCAGGGTGGCGGTTCGTCGGGATCGTCGGGCAGACCGTCGAGGAAGTCGGAGACCACGACGACCAGGCCCCGCCGGTTCGCCACCCGGTGCACCGCGGCGAGCGCGTCGGCCAGGTCCGGCGACGCGGGCACCCCGGGCCCCTCGCGCAAAGCGCTGCGCGGCGCGTGCAGCAGGGTTCGCAGCAGGCTCAGCAGGTGCGTACGCCCGCCGCGCGCGGGAAACCCGCGCAACCCCGAGGACGTGACCACCTGCGCACCGAGCCGGTTACCCACCCCGGCGGTGAGAAAGCCGATCGCGGCAACCGCCGCCACGGACAGCTCCCGCTTGTCCAGCTCGGCCGTGCCGAACTCCATGCTCGCGCTGCCGTCGACCAGCAACCACGTGGTCAGTTCCCGGTCCGCGTCGACCTCGCGGACGTGCGGCACCGCGGTCCGGGCGGTCACCGCCCAGTCCATCCGGCGCACCTCGTCCTCGCCGGGCCGGTACTCGCGGCTGCCGGCCGGCTCGCTGCCGGGCCCCGGCAGCAGCCCGCGGTACTGGCCGTGGAGCAGGCCGTCCAGCCGCCGCCGGACGGTCAGCTCCAACCGGCGCAGCCGCTGGTCGGGCGTCAGTTCGGCGAGGCCCGGATCCGCCGCGACGGGCGGCGTCGCGGTGACTCCGCGCCTCATGCCGCCGCCAGATCCGACGACGCCTGCTCGGGCTGCGCGGCGAGCCGGGGCGGAGGCACCGCGTCCACCAGCCGGCGTACCACCGACTCGGCGGTCACGCCGTCGGCGATCGCGTCGAACGAGAGCACGAGGCGGTGGGCGAGCACGTCGGGGGCCAGCTCGCGGATGTCCTCCGGCAGGACGTACTCCCGGCCGCGCAGCAGCGCCTGGGCGCGCGCGGCGGCGACCAGGCCCAGGGTGGCCCGGGGGCTCGCCCCGTACGCGAGCAGCGGCTCCACGTCCTGGAGACCGAACCGCCCGGGGTCCCGGGTGGCCAGGATGAGCCGCACCACGTACTCGGCCAGCGCGTGGTGGACGAAGACCCGTTCGGCCCGCTCCTGGAGCTGGCGCAGCCGGTCCGGGTCGAGCACCCGGTGCGGCGTGGGTCGGTCGGTGCTCATCCGGTAGAGGATCGCCAGCTCGTCGGCGTCGCTCGGATAGTCCACGACGACCTTCATGAGGAACCGGTCCCGCTGCGCCTCGGGCAGCTGGTAGACGCCCTCCGACTCGATCGGGTTCTGGGTGGCGAGCACCAGGAACGGCGAGGGCACCGGGAAGGTGCGCCCGCCGATGGAGACCTGCCGCTCGGCCATCGCCTCCAGCAGCGCGGACTGCACCTTGGCCGGGGCCCGGTTGATCTCGTCGGCGAGCACCAGGTTGGCCATCACCGGGCCCAGCTCGATGTCGAAGGTCTCCTGCGACGCCCGGTAGATCCGGGTGCCGACGATGTCGGAGGGGACGAGGTCGGGGGTGAACTGGATCCGGGAGAAGGTGCCGCCGACGACGGTGGCGAGGGTCTGCGCGGCGAGCGTCTTGGCCACGCCGGGCACTCCCTCCAGGAGGCAGTGCCCGTCGGCGAGAAGGGCGGTGAGCAGGCGCTCGACGAGCCGATCCTGCCCGACGATCACGCGTCTGACCTCGATGAGGGTCTGTTCCAGGTCGGCCGGTGCCGGTTCGGCTTCGACCGCGCTGGGCAGGCTGGCCAGGGTGTCCGAGATGTCCGTCACGGTGCTTGCTTCCCGTGCCGATGGTCGGACAAACGTCGGATTATCAGCGCCGGAGCGGCCTTTTCAACCCCGGAACGGGACAACCCGCCCGGGCGGGGGACGGACGGGTCACGTCGGCAGGATCGGCCCGGCGAGGAGCGGACGGCGCACGTCGGCCCCCGCGCGGGGATCGCGCGGGGGCCGACGTCCGTGCGGGTCAGGACAGGTGGACGACCAGGTGGAACGGCAGGTCCGCCGCGACACCCGCCGAGTTGCGGGTCTGCACGAAGACCCCGTTGGAGGTCTGGAGCCGCGGCGCCACGGCGACCTCACCGGACGGCGGGACGCAGCAGGAGTCGGGCCGCCCGATGGTGGCCACGTAGACCCCACCCGTGACGACGTAGCCGAACTGGACCTCGTACTGGCCGACGCCGTACTTGATGACGGTGCCGGTGCCCCGGGCCTTGGTGCCGTTGGCGTTCACGACCGTGAGGGTGGTGGCGGCGGCGAGGGTCGTCGCCTTGGCGGTGAGCGCCCGCGAGACGCGCGCCGACTCCGCCGACACCGGCGGCTGCGAGCCGTTGGCCCGGGCCGCGGGCTGGACGGCCTCGGGCGCCTTCGCGGCCGGCTGGGCGATGGCGATCCCGCCCCCGGCCAGGGTGAGCCCCAGGACGGCGAACGTGACCGCAGCCGCCTTGCGTCGGAAGGAAATGGTCATGGTGGTCCCCCTTGTGTGACCGTGCGAATTCGGCCGACCCGCGGGGCGGGACGGATGGTTGCCCTTTTCCCATTGCCGGAGGATCCCGCTGGCCAACCGCCGAGGAAATTGGATCTACCGCACCGTAAATATCGCTCCCCAGGCGATCCAGACCCAGGCTGAGCAGGTATTACTACTCAGCGTTGCCGGGCTCCAACCACGTGGAACGTAGCATCGTAAAATGTGGGGCGTCAATAGTGAACCGCACCTGTTCGGGCGTCGGAAAAGCGTCCGAGAATTGTGAAAAGTGAATAGTCGATCATTCATGAAATGGCCGCGTGGGGGCGGTGGGACGACGGGCGCCGCCCGCATCGGGATAGGTTGCTCGCATGATCGTCGACGGTGGGCAGCCGGCTGCCGAGACCCGGCCCGGGCGAGTGGCGACCACCCTCTGCTGGCTCGCCGTGGCACCCGCCGCGCTCTGGGCCGCGCTCCGCCTGGCCGGGCTCGACCGGGGGCCGGCCGTGCAGGCGCTCGCCTTCACCCCGTACGTCGCCGCCTGGAGTCCCCTGCCCGTGGTGCTCGCGCTCGCCCTGCGACGTCGGTCGGCGGCGGCGGTCGCGGCGGTCACGGCCGTCGCGCTGCTCGCCGTGGTGGGCCCGCGCGCCTTCGCCTCGGAACCGCCCCAGGCCAACGGGCCGACCGTACGGCTGCTCACCGCCAACCTCCTCGCCGGCGCCGCCGATCCGGCGGTGCTGGTCGACCTGGTCCGGCGGCACGACGTCGATGTGCTCGTGCTGCAGGAGTTCACCCCCGCCGCACGGGCCGACCTCGACCGACTCGGGCTCGACCGGCTGCTGCCCCACCGGCAGCTCAACCCGCTGGTCGGCACCCCCGGATCGGGCCTCTACGCACGCTTTCCGGTCAGCGAGCCGGGGGTCCGGCGGCACCGCGGCGGCTGGGGGTTCACCCAGGCGTACGCCACGGTCACGGTCCCCGGCGCGCCACCGGTGCACGTCGAGTCGGCCCACCCCGCCGCCCCGTACGCGCTGGACCAGCTCGGTTTCTGGCGGGAGGACCTGGCCGCACAGCCCACGGCCACCCCGGACG
This genomic stretch from Micromonospora krabiensis harbors:
- a CDS encoding GNAT family N-acetyltransferase is translated as MTVPFSVKPTLTGERVLLRPFVDADLDTFRVALADPEVRRLTGSPPDDTFDEGRLRQWYGSRNAQTDRLDLAVVDRAGGDCVGEVVLNLWEPHNRSCSFRILIGPGGRDRGLGTEATRLLVGHAFEQLGLHRVSLEVYAFNPRARRAYEKVGFVAEGVLRDALRDGDGWVDAIVMSILAPEWAAHRGHPGTAAA
- the arfB gene encoding alternative ribosome rescue aminoacyl-tRNA hydrolase ArfB, with the translated sequence MDGGLRVTERWIVPPTELRERFSRSSGPGGQGVNTADSRVELSFDLAGSPSVPESLRARALSRLAGRLVDGVLTIAASEHRAQLANREAARERLAALLREAVAPPPPPRRPTRPSRGAKERRLAEKKRQSQRKRDRRVDGD
- a CDS encoding AAA family ATPase, producing MTDISDTLASLPSAVEAEPAPADLEQTLIEVRRVIVGQDRLVERLLTALLADGHCLLEGVPGVAKTLAAQTLATVVGGTFSRIQFTPDLVPSDIVGTRIYRASQETFDIELGPVMANLVLADEINRAPAKVQSALLEAMAERQVSIGGRTFPVPSPFLVLATQNPIESEGVYQLPEAQRDRFLMKVVVDYPSDADELAILYRMSTDRPTPHRVLDPDRLRQLQERAERVFVHHALAEYVVRLILATRDPGRFGLQDVEPLLAYGASPRATLGLVAAARAQALLRGREYVLPEDIRELAPDVLAHRLVLSFDAIADGVTAESVVRRLVDAVPPPRLAAQPEQASSDLAAA
- a CDS encoding endonuclease/exonuclease/phosphatase family protein, whose product is MIVDGGQPAAETRPGRVATTLCWLAVAPAALWAALRLAGLDRGPAVQALAFTPYVAAWSPLPVVLALALRRRSAAAVAAVTAVALLAVVGPRAFASEPPQANGPTVRLLTANLLAGAADPAVLVDLVRRHDVDVLVLQEFTPAARADLDRLGLDRLLPHRQLNPLVGTPGSGLYARFPVSEPGVRRHRGGWGFTQAYATVTVPGAPPVHVESAHPAAPYALDQLGFWREDLAAQPTATPDGPLRILAGDFNATLDHAPLRALLRTGYVDAADATGQGLVGTWGPYDGDLIPPVTIDHVLVDRRVAVEQVEVLDLPGTDHRPVLAALRLP
- a CDS encoding IS110 family RNA-guided transposase produces the protein MLADLVEVVIGVDTHTDTHTAALLDTRTGGVLARATVNTDPDGYAELVALAEQHSGLRAWALEGSGGYGAGLARHLADAGELVVELDRPQRPARRGGAKSDPIDAERAARDALARTRLAQPKTGPERAALQARLTARRAAVEASAAAQRQLHALVITAPEVVRARFRGQSTRLMLTTATRLRPTTNADVEVFTCLTVLRDLARRVRFLEAEATAHEKAIRTIVRSWRPDLLDLTGVGPIVAATVLTAWSHPGRCRNDAAFAMLAGAAPIPASSGKTIRYRLNRSGDRQLNRALHTVVLTRLQRDERTRAYAERRRTQGKTDREIKRCLKRYVARELYRHLETSTRTT
- a CDS encoding VWA domain-containing protein; this translates as MTWLSPARLWLLIGVLALAAAYLLVQRRRSRYAVRFTNLRLLDRIAPERPAWRRHVPAGLFLAMLALLVVGFARPTAEVRVPRERATVMVAVDVSTSMLATDVDPDRLAAAKQAASRFVDGLPEEFNVGLVAFAGSAAVLVPPGTDRERLHEGIDRLAEGITGVQGTAIGEAINTSLGAVKGLDSQAAKEPPPARVVLLSDGANTSGLDPMEAAAAAVAAKVPVHTISFGTPSGSVDRGGRPIQVPVDGQTLQAVADETGGMFHQASTREELRAVYEDIGTSVGYRTERQDVSARFIGLGLVFAMGAAAGSMRWFSRLP
- a CDS encoding S1C family serine protease; translated protein: MAVQTGLGEPRGPWFVSPELDPDGRYGDGSGSGREAAARRWRRRLLAGLAVVALSSASGAAAGGWVASRDGEPGPAAASAAPVPAELVTAAERTVPGVVSVMVGGGGSGAATATGSGFAVDNEQHIITNDHILAKGGGGSVTVELPDGRRYTAEVVGRESSSDLAVLKVPPNAGLAALPLAKPGSTRVGEPVLAVGSPLGLAGTVTAGIVSALNRQVRLGPNRHTAVQTDASINPGNSGGPLVNARGEVVGVNTAIATIDGNGSIGIGFAIPIEQVQQTADTIIGKGG
- a CDS encoding DUF58 domain-containing protein, coding for MRRGVTATPPVAADPGLAELTPDQRLRRLELTVRRRLDGLLHGQYRGLLPGPGSEPAGSREYRPGEDEVRRMDWAVTARTAVPHVREVDADRELTTWLLVDGSASMEFGTAELDKRELSVAAVAAIGFLTAGVGNRLGAQVVTSSGLRGFPARGGRTHLLSLLRTLLHAPRSALREGPGVPASPDLADALAAVHRVANRRGLVVVVSDFLDGLPDDPDEPPPWERLLRRLAVRHQVLAVEVTDPRELELPDVGLVTLVDPETGHRREVSTSDRWLRDRYAAAAAAQRDQVRQVLRRSGAGHLALRTDRDWCADIVRHVRSHRRLAAAAAAGAGRGGAS